Proteins encoded together in one Fibrobacter sp. UWR2 window:
- a CDS encoding cytosine permease, producing the protein MEKRTGLFSNGIIWFGVAISVSEIEAGIEIGAASAPGSLWLPLILGHVLGGILLFFVGLIGARVRVNAMETTASSFGKYGSKFFAALNVFQLLAWVAVLNAQGASALAGLSLPISFPITCVILAVLIAIWVFVGLRRSATVTTVVMAALAILLAVLTVKLFGVGASGALTAGAATSAALLGFWNIFEISIAMPISWLPVISDYTKDVENPVKATAVSAAAYTFASLWMYILGIEIAGIGAGNNIAQAILLAGLGIPGIIIVVLSTVTTNFLAANSAGESSKAIYGKINPKVAGVVVALLSAALAISGIMDHYISFLYLIASVFAPMAAVLLVSFYFGKGDADTRSGSFGFWLWNLFSWLAGFIVYQVAAHQESVFFGPTLLAVIVSVAFAYGRVLVLSSRNS; encoded by the coding sequence ATGGAAAAACGTACAGGTCTCTTTTCGAATGGAATTATCTGGTTCGGTGTCGCCATCTCGGTTTCCGAAATCGAGGCGGGTATCGAAATCGGTGCGGCGTCTGCGCCGGGATCTCTCTGGCTTCCGCTAATCCTCGGGCACGTGCTGGGTGGCATCTTGCTGTTCTTCGTGGGTCTTATCGGTGCCCGCGTCCGCGTGAACGCGATGGAGACTACGGCTTCTTCGTTTGGCAAGTACGGCTCTAAGTTCTTTGCCGCGCTGAACGTTTTCCAGCTGCTCGCGTGGGTGGCCGTGCTGAATGCGCAGGGCGCTTCAGCACTAGCGGGCCTGAGCCTGCCCATCTCCTTCCCGATTACTTGCGTGATTCTCGCCGTGCTGATTGCCATCTGGGTTTTTGTGGGGCTCAGGCGCTCCGCGACCGTGACCACGGTCGTGATGGCCGCCCTCGCCATATTGCTTGCCGTACTTACAGTTAAGTTGTTCGGTGTCGGTGCATCTGGCGCGCTTACTGCAGGGGCTGCAACTTCTGCCGCACTGCTCGGTTTCTGGAACATCTTCGAGATTTCCATCGCCATGCCCATCTCCTGGCTCCCGGTGATTTCGGACTACACGAAGGACGTTGAAAATCCGGTGAAGGCAACGGCGGTTTCTGCGGCGGCCTACACGTTCGCGAGCCTCTGGATGTACATTCTCGGTATCGAGATTGCTGGCATTGGCGCCGGCAACAACATCGCGCAGGCCATCCTCCTTGCAGGCCTCGGGATTCCGGGCATTATCATCGTGGTGCTCTCTACCGTCACGACGAACTTCCTTGCGGCAAATTCTGCAGGCGAATCCTCGAAGGCGATTTACGGCAAAATCAACCCGAAGGTTGCGGGCGTCGTCGTAGCCCTTTTGAGTGCGGCTCTCGCTATCTCGGGAATCATGGACCACTACATTAGTTTCCTGTACTTGATTGCCTCGGTATTTGCGCCCATGGCTGCTGTATTGCTCGTCTCGTTCTACTTCGGGAAGGGTGATGCGGATACACGCAGCGGATCTTTCGGATTCTGGCTCTGGAACCTTTTCTCTTGGCTTGCAGGCTTTATTGTGTATCAGGTGGCCGCGCACCAGGAATCCGTTTTCTTCGGGCCCACGCTCCTTGCCGTTATCGTGTCTGTTGCTTTTGCTTATGGCCGTGTGCTCGTCTTGTCGAGCCGCAACTCGTAA
- a CDS encoding TatD family nuclease-associated radical SAM protein — MIVYTVTGTVGQAGYLDIANSGDITGKNIYVNMTNRCPCNCVFCLRQTKKMMEGNTLWLKGGDPSVDQVMEIFDAYDLNVINELIFCGYGEPLERLYDVCSVIDKLKAKYPNLKVRLNTNGLANLIHGKDITPELEGRFDTVSISLNAPDAEEFLALTRSKFGIKSYDALKEFAVLAKAHVKNVVMTVVEKVMPEEKIEICRKLCEELGVTLRVRPFES, encoded by the coding sequence ATGATAGTTTATACTGTAACTGGGACCGTCGGGCAGGCGGGCTATTTGGATATCGCCAACAGTGGCGACATTACCGGCAAGAACATCTACGTGAACATGACGAACCGTTGCCCGTGCAACTGCGTTTTTTGCCTGCGCCAGACGAAGAAGATGATGGAAGGCAATACGCTTTGGCTCAAGGGCGGTGACCCGAGTGTCGACCAGGTGATGGAAATTTTTGACGCGTACGACCTCAACGTCATCAACGAACTGATTTTCTGCGGATACGGCGAACCGCTTGAACGCCTTTACGACGTGTGCAGCGTGATTGACAAGCTCAAGGCGAAGTACCCGAACTTGAAGGTGCGCCTCAACACGAACGGCCTTGCGAACCTGATTCACGGCAAGGATATCACGCCCGAACTCGAAGGCCGCTTCGATACCGTCTCGATTTCGTTGAATGCCCCTGACGCCGAGGAATTTTTGGCGCTCACGCGTTCCAAGTTCGGCATCAAGTCTTACGATGCGCTCAAGGAATTCGCCGTGCTTGCGAAGGCTCATGTGAAGAACGTGGTCATGACTGTCGTCGAGAAGGTGATGCCCGAAGAAAAAATCGAAATCTGTCGCAAGCTGTGCGAAGAACTCGGAGTCACGTTACGAGTGCGTCCGTTTGAATCTTAA
- a CDS encoding pyridoxamine kinase produces the protein MPQKKIALINDITGFGRCSVAVMAPVISAMKIQAVAVPTAILSTHTQFPKYFFDDYTPKMRDYIQTYKDLDMSFDAIATGFLGSEEQVDIVIDFIKTFKKNGVFTLVDPVMGDYGRLYTTYTPELCEKMRALVHYADLLTPNLTELCSLTGCDYRDGNLSLSEIENMCKTLAGQGPKHIVVTGIHYSKTQIMNYVYSKDEEAKIVMADRIGGDRSGTGDVISAVIAGMYLNGHDFYESVKKAAEFASKCIRYCEDNNVPDHWGLSVEMYLRDLIED, from the coding sequence ATGCCACAGAAGAAGATTGCGCTTATCAACGACATTACCGGATTCGGCCGCTGCTCGGTCGCCGTCATGGCACCCGTCATCTCGGCCATGAAAATCCAGGCGGTCGCGGTGCCTACGGCAATACTTTCCACGCATACGCAGTTCCCCAAGTATTTCTTTGACGATTACACACCCAAGATGCGCGACTACATCCAGACGTACAAAGATCTGGACATGAGTTTCGACGCCATCGCCACGGGGTTCCTCGGCTCCGAAGAACAGGTGGACATCGTTATCGACTTTATCAAGACGTTCAAGAAAAATGGCGTGTTCACGCTGGTCGACCCGGTGATGGGCGACTACGGCAGGCTCTATACCACCTATACGCCGGAACTTTGCGAAAAGATGCGCGCGCTCGTGCATTACGCCGACCTCTTGACGCCGAACCTCACCGAACTCTGCTCGCTCACAGGTTGCGACTACCGCGACGGGAATCTCTCCCTCTCCGAAATCGAGAACATGTGCAAGACGCTTGCTGGACAGGGGCCCAAGCACATTGTGGTTACGGGAATCCATTACAGCAAAACGCAGATTATGAATTACGTTTATAGCAAGGATGAGGAAGCGAAAATCGTGATGGCCGACCGCATCGGTGGCGACCGCAGCGGAACGGGCGATGTGATTAGCGCGGTAATCGCCGGCATGTACCTGAACGGCCACGACTTCTACGAGTCGGTAAAGAAGGCCGCCGAATTCGCATCCAAGTGCATCCGCTACTGCGAAGACAACAACGTTCCCGATCACTGGGGCCTGAGCGTCGAAATGTACCTTCGCGACCTCATCGAAGACTAA